A window of Nymphaea colorata isolate Beijing-Zhang1983 unplaced genomic scaffold, ASM883128v2 scaffold0625, whole genome shotgun sequence contains these coding sequences:
- the LOC116245288 gene encoding uncharacterized protein LOC116245288, translating to MVESISDSIRIAGAERASTPFPIKMSIWDAGSKISSQLMASTSTPLAKKQEEWTWVLEYLSGATYDGEWIDDKASNRGEMVYANKDKYEGNFLNGKKHGKGVYHYHTGGKYKGEWLNDKKHGYGVIEYGNGDRYEGTWKNGERAEHGIYEYSNGDVYDGEWRNDLKEGHGKLDMATGDKYEGDW from the exons ATGGTGGAGAGTATATCGGACAGTATCAGGATTGCAGGTGCGGAAAGGGCATCTACTCCTTTCCCAATAAAGATGTCTATATGGGATGCTGGAAGTAAGATAAGTTCTCAGCTGATGGCCTCTACATCTACACCTCTGGCGAAAA aacaagaagaatgGACATGGGTCTTGGAATACTTGAGCGGAGCCACCTACGATGGCGAGTGGATCGACGATAAAGCTTCCAACAGGGGAGAAATGGTCTACGCCAACAAGGACAAGTACGAGGGTAACTTCCTCAATGGCAAAAAACACGGAAAGGGCGTCTACCACTACCACACTGGGGGAAAGTACAAGGGCGAATGGCTCAACGATAAGAAGCACGGTTATGGAGTCATTGAGTACGGGAATGGAGACCGCTACGAGGGAACCTGGAAGAACGGCGAAAGAGCAGAGCATGGCATTTACGAATATTCGAATGGCGATGTGTATGACGGAGAGTGGAGAAACGATCTGAAGGAGGGCCATGGCAAGCTGGACATGGCTACTGGCGACAAGTACGAGGGCGATTGGTAA